From the Entomomonas sp. E2T0 genome, one window contains:
- the cyaY gene encoding iron donor protein CyaY — protein sequence MMLEETEYHQRIDELQQQVEDKLETVDFDVDMDNANGVLTIEFENGSQIILSRQSALRQLWVAARSGGYHLDYNAELADWLVVNGNEPFHELLQRLIKEQVGELVDFDVQRD from the coding sequence ATGATGCTAGAAGAGACAGAATATCATCAACGTATTGATGAATTACAACAACAGGTTGAAGATAAATTAGAAACTGTAGATTTTGATGTGGATATGGATAATGCGAATGGTGTATTAACCATAGAGTTTGAAAATGGCAGTCAAATTATTTTAAGTAGGCAATCAGCTTTACGCCAATTATGGGTTGCTGCAAGGTCTGGAGGTTATCATTTAGACTATAATGCAGAACTTGCTGATTGGTTGGTAGTCAATGGTAATGAACCATTTCATGAATTGTTACAACGATTAATAAAAGAGCAAGTAGGTGAGCTAGTTGATTTTGATGTACAGCGAGACTAA
- the lysA gene encoding diaminopimelate decarboxylase, producing MSVFTYQNNQLYAEQVAVTDIAKQFATPTYVYSKKHIEQQFKSYQDALQGTSHLICYAVKANSNIAVLNVLAKLGAGFDIVSRGELERVLAAGGQADKIVFSGVGKTVDDIQRALQVGVHCFNVESTNELDRIQKIAAEMGKIAPISLRINPDVDAQTHPYISTGLKENKFGIDIAEAESVYEYAATLKNLKIKGIDCHIGSQLTTLAPFLDALDRLLLLTDKLASKGITIEHLDLGGGLGVRYNDEQPPLAKDYIQAVRERLTGRNLALVFEPGRYIIANAGILITQVEYLKHTTHKNFAIVDAAMNDLIRPALYDAWMDIQPVIQKQGQATSYDIVGPVCETSDFLGKDRSLNIAEGDLLAVCSAGAYGFVMSSNYNTRGRAAEVMVDGDKVYLVRKRETLVSLYADEYLLPN from the coding sequence ATGTCAGTGTTTACCTACCAAAATAACCAATTGTATGCTGAACAAGTGGCTGTTACAGATATTGCCAAACAATTTGCTACACCAACTTATGTGTACTCAAAAAAACATATTGAGCAACAATTTAAAAGCTATCAAGATGCCTTACAAGGTACCTCTCATTTAATTTGTTATGCTGTAAAGGCAAATTCTAATATTGCTGTACTCAATGTACTTGCCAAGTTAGGGGCAGGTTTTGATATTGTTTCTCGTGGCGAGTTAGAACGTGTTTTAGCTGCTGGTGGACAAGCGGATAAAATTGTCTTCTCTGGTGTTGGTAAAACAGTGGATGATATCCAAAGAGCATTACAAGTAGGTGTTCATTGTTTTAATGTTGAATCCACTAATGAACTAGACCGTATTCAGAAAATAGCAGCCGAAATGGGTAAAATCGCCCCTATTTCTTTACGTATTAATCCTGATGTGGATGCTCAAACTCATCCCTATATCTCTACTGGGTTAAAAGAGAATAAATTTGGTATTGATATAGCTGAAGCTGAATCAGTTTATGAATATGCTGCCACATTAAAAAACTTAAAGATTAAAGGAATTGACTGCCACATAGGCTCTCAATTAACGACTTTAGCACCTTTTCTAGATGCTTTAGATAGATTATTATTGTTAACTGATAAGCTAGCTAGCAAGGGTATTACTATTGAACACCTCGATTTAGGTGGTGGCTTAGGTGTACGTTATAATGATGAACAACCTCCTCTAGCCAAAGATTACATTCAAGCAGTAAGAGAACGTTTAACAGGCCGCAACCTAGCTCTAGTATTTGAGCCTGGCCGTTATATTATTGCTAATGCTGGTATTTTAATAACTCAAGTGGAGTATTTAAAACATACTACCCATAAAAACTTTGCTATTGTTGATGCAGCCATGAATGACCTTATCCGACCTGCGCTTTATGATGCATGGATGGATATTCAACCCGTTATCCAAAAACAAGGCCAAGCAACTAGCTATGACATAGTAGGCCCTGTATGTGAAACCAGTGACTTCTTAGGTAAAGATCGCTCATTAAACATTGCCGAAGGTGACTTACTAGCAGTATGTTCAGCGGGGGCTTATGGCTTTGTAATGAGCTCTAACTATAATACACGTGGTAGAGCGGCTGAAGTAATGGTAGATGGTGATAAAGTATATCTTGTTCGTAAGCGCGAAACATTAGTCTCTCTTTATGCAGACGAGTACTTATTACCCAATTAA
- the dapF gene encoding diaminopimelate epimerase has product MFLHFTKMHGLGNDFMVIDLVTQHAHITPKQVKHWGNRHTGIGFDQLLIVEPPSKPDVDFSYRIFNSDGSEVEQCGNGARCFAIFVRNKRLTAKKHIIVETSSGIIELHVLPDHQVKVNMGKARFVPKEIPFLAEQQANIYPLTVEEQTVDISAVSMGNPHAVIRTDNLETAPVQTVGPKIEHHPLFPNRVNVGFIEVTDRHHAKLRVWERGAGETQACGTGACAAAVTAIQNNWMESPVHLQLLGGKLTIEWNGGDTPVFMTGNAVSVYEGKIQL; this is encoded by the coding sequence ATGTTTTTACATTTTACAAAAATGCACGGACTAGGTAATGACTTTATGGTCATTGACCTCGTCACGCAACATGCCCATATTACGCCTAAACAAGTTAAACACTGGGGTAATCGTCATACAGGTATTGGTTTTGACCAGCTACTGATTGTTGAACCACCTAGTAAGCCCGATGTTGATTTTAGTTACCGTATATTTAATTCTGATGGTTCAGAAGTTGAACAATGTGGTAATGGTGCGCGCTGCTTTGCTATTTTTGTTCGCAATAAACGCTTAACAGCTAAAAAACATATTATTGTAGAAACTAGTAGTGGCATTATTGAACTACATGTTTTGCCAGATCACCAAGTTAAAGTAAACATGGGAAAAGCTCGCTTTGTTCCAAAAGAAATTCCTTTTTTAGCAGAACAACAAGCTAATATTTACCCATTAACTGTTGAAGAGCAGACTGTTGATATATCTGCAGTATCCATGGGTAACCCCCATGCAGTTATTCGTACTGATAATTTAGAAACTGCTCCCGTACAAACTGTAGGTCCAAAAATTGAACATCATCCCCTTTTCCCTAATCGTGTTAATGTGGGTTTTATAGAAGTTACTGACCGTCACCATGCTAAATTACGTGTATGGGAACGTGGTGCAGGTGAAACTCAAGCGTGTGGCACTGGTGCTTGTGCTGCTGCTGTAACAGCCATTCAAAATAATTGGATGGAGTCACCTGTGCACTTACAATTACTAGGAGGCAAATTAACCATTGAGTGGAATGGTGGTGATACTCCTGTTTTTATGACAGGCAATGCCGTAAGCGTTTATGAAGGAAAGATACAATTATGA
- a CDS encoding DUF484 family protein translates to MSQPTPSEQTSNELTAEAVAEYIRQHPDFFIKHDDVLQTIRIRHESGKAISLIEHQLNRLRSRNQELQKQLNQLLEMARENDRLFEKARRLTLELLEAASLESLVATLEDSLRHDFKIEKVSFILFSESTLPAGRFCKLEEAQTKLGSLINTDKITTGQFRDNALEFLFGSDHNVHSAALVPLRNNNTLGLLALGSSDQYRYQRETGTIFLQQISDILCRILPRLL, encoded by the coding sequence ATGAGTCAACCTACTCCATCAGAACAAACTTCAAATGAATTAACAGCTGAAGCTGTTGCAGAGTATATTAGACAACATCCTGACTTTTTTATTAAACATGATGATGTATTACAAACCATACGCATTCGCCATGAATCAGGTAAAGCCATTTCTTTAATTGAACACCAACTTAATCGGTTACGTTCTCGCAATCAAGAATTGCAAAAACAACTCAATCAATTACTAGAAATGGCGAGAGAGAATGACCGTCTCTTTGAAAAGGCTCGACGCTTAACACTTGAGTTATTAGAAGCAGCTTCACTTGAAAGCTTAGTTGCTACTCTTGAGGACAGTTTAAGACATGATTTTAAAATAGAAAAAGTTAGCTTTATTCTCTTTAGCGAAAGCACTCTACCTGCTGGTCGCTTTTGTAAACTTGAAGAAGCACAAACCAAATTAGGTAGTTTAATTAATACAGATAAAATTACCACAGGCCAATTTAGAGATAATGCACTAGAGTTTTTATTTGGTAGTGATCACAACGTTCACTCTGCCGCATTAGTTCCCCTCAGAAATAATAATACACTGGGATTATTAGCATTAGGCAGTAGTGATCAATATCGCTATCAAAGAGAGACTGGAACTATTTTCTTACAACAAATCAGCGATATTCTTTGTCGTATCCTACCTCGTTTATTATAG
- the xerC gene encoding tyrosine recombinase XerC, giving the protein MQVALENYLRHLQTERQVSSHTLAGYQRDLQKIIVLCEANNVNNWADLTTHQVRLFISKLHKQGLSARSLGRLLSSLRGLYRYLIKEQLCSKDPSTGITPPKTEKRLPKLLDIDRTQQLLDTPIASSDNEFINCRDHAMLELFYSSGLRLSELVNLTLTELDLNNNSVRVLGKGNKTRELPVGTKAKEALTAWLSIRLQGNPKDDFVFISQRGTKLTPRAVELRVQQAGAKGLGQHLHPHMLRHSFASHLLESSQDLRAVQELLGHADISTTQIYTHLNFQHLAAVYDQAHPRAHHKNKNKS; this is encoded by the coding sequence ATGCAAGTTGCTTTAGAGAACTATTTAAGACATTTGCAAACTGAACGACAAGTTTCATCACATACACTTGCTGGTTATCAACGCGACTTACAAAAAATAATAGTCCTTTGTGAAGCAAATAATGTTAATAACTGGGCAGATTTAACTACTCATCAAGTTCGCTTATTTATTAGTAAACTTCATAAGCAAGGATTATCTGCACGCAGTTTAGGACGATTACTCTCTTCATTGCGTGGACTCTATCGCTACCTTATTAAAGAGCAGTTATGTAGCAAAGACCCTAGCACAGGCATTACACCACCAAAAACAGAAAAACGTTTACCTAAGTTATTAGATATAGATCGCACACAACAATTATTAGATACTCCTATAGCAAGTAGTGATAACGAATTTATAAATTGTCGTGACCATGCCATGTTAGAGCTATTCTATTCTTCAGGATTACGTCTTTCTGAACTAGTCAACCTAACACTCACTGAGTTAGACTTAAACAATAATAGTGTTCGTGTGTTAGGTAAAGGTAATAAAACTCGAGAGCTCCCCGTAGGCACAAAGGCAAAAGAAGCATTAACTGCTTGGCTATCAATTCGCTTACAAGGCAATCCTAAAGATGATTTTGTATTTATTAGCCAACGCGGCACAAAACTAACCCCAAGAGCTGTTGAATTGCGTGTACAACAAGCAGGTGCTAAAGGTTTAGGACAACATTTACACCCACATATGTTACGCCATAGCTTTGCTAGCCATCTTTTAGAGTCATCTCAAGATTTACGTGCAGTGCAAGAATTATTAGGTCATGCTGATATATCTACCACACAAATTTATACCCACTTAAACTTCCAACATTTAGCTGCTGTATATGATCAGGCGCACCCTCGTGCTCACCATAAAAACAAAAATAAGTCTTAA
- a CDS encoding OprD family porin produces MIKAILPMATIGIVLGMGVISPAQAVQSQQDANGFLEDSQFKGLYKNFYFYRNFLNEPSSKQNYAKEWAHGIMLDYSSGFTQGTVGFGLDVQGFMAQRLDSGKGQAGGGIGLVPYKNGNDPKHGYGRVNASVKMRISKTVLKYGDMYPENPIFGTANNRLWPQTSTGFQLISNEFDKAVFEAGYFTAKNARTSSHHTGDIGFWNLLAVNPQTGELVRARNIKYAGVTYRPIDGLSLIYYGSDFKDVYRQHYAEVTYNRPFNPKIAWSTTGNVYRTLASGNDKAGRINNTTWGLKTSLTYDVHKFTLAYQQSNGNQAMPFEGAYPGEYSYKWLVNASMYNDFDAANEKSAQVRYDYNFTNWGIPGLSFTTRYVKGWDADYSHNNAKNTASYVGYKYKHWEYNAETKYVVQSGKAKGLSFHVRYGKHRTENNSPLRDFDEVRIITQYPFDLLAISKALF; encoded by the coding sequence ATGATAAAAGCTATATTGCCTATGGCTACTATAGGTATTGTTTTGGGCATGGGAGTTATAAGCCCAGCACAAGCTGTACAAAGTCAACAAGATGCTAATGGTTTCCTCGAAGATTCCCAATTTAAAGGGTTATATAAAAATTTTTATTTCTACAGAAATTTCCTCAATGAGCCAAGTAGTAAGCAAAATTATGCTAAAGAATGGGCTCATGGCATTATGTTGGACTATTCTTCGGGGTTTACACAGGGAACAGTAGGCTTTGGTTTAGATGTACAAGGATTTATGGCACAGCGTCTTGATAGCGGTAAAGGTCAGGCTGGGGGAGGTATAGGATTAGTACCCTATAAGAATGGAAATGACCCTAAACATGGTTATGGTCGTGTTAATGCTTCAGTTAAAATGAGAATATCTAAAACAGTTCTAAAATATGGTGATATGTATCCAGAGAACCCTATATTTGGTACTGCTAATAACCGTCTTTGGCCACAAACATCTACTGGTTTTCAGTTAATTAGTAATGAATTTGATAAAGCCGTTTTTGAAGCGGGTTATTTTACCGCTAAAAATGCTAGAACCTCCTCTCATCATACTGGGGATATTGGCTTTTGGAATCTGTTAGCAGTTAATCCGCAAACAGGTGAATTAGTACGTGCTAGAAATATTAAATATGCAGGGGTTACTTATCGGCCAATTGATGGTTTAAGTCTAATTTATTATGGATCAGATTTTAAAGATGTTTATCGTCAACATTATGCAGAGGTTACTTATAACCGACCATTTAATCCAAAGATAGCATGGTCTACTACGGGTAATGTTTATCGTACATTGGCAAGTGGTAATGATAAAGCTGGGCGTATTAATAATACAACATGGGGGTTAAAAACGTCATTAACCTATGATGTACATAAATTTACTTTAGCTTATCAACAGTCTAATGGTAATCAAGCAATGCCTTTTGAGGGTGCTTATCCTGGTGAGTATTCTTATAAATGGTTAGTTAATGCTTCAATGTACAATGACTTTGATGCGGCCAATGAAAAATCTGCACAAGTACGTTATGACTATAACTTTACTAATTGGGGCATTCCAGGGCTAAGTTTTACCACCCGTTATGTAAAAGGTTGGGATGCTGATTATAGTCATAATAATGCCAAAAATACGGCTTCTTATGTTGGTTATAAATATAAGCATTGGGAATATAATGCTGAAACCAAATATGTAGTGCAGTCTGGTAAGGCGAAAGGTTTGTCATTTCATGTGCGTTATGGCAAGCACCGTACAGAAAATAACTCACCATTAAGAGACTTTGATGAAGTAAGAATAATTACCCAATATCCATTTGATCTGTTAGCAATAAGTAAGGCACTTTTTTAA
- the groL gene encoding chaperonin GroEL (60 kDa chaperone family; promotes refolding of misfolded polypeptides especially under stressful conditions; forms two stacked rings of heptamers to form a barrel-shaped 14mer; ends can be capped by GroES; misfolded proteins enter the barrel where they are refolded when GroES binds), which produces MAAKEVKFGDSARRKLLVGVNTLADAVKATLGPKGRNVVLERSFGAPLITKDGVSVAKEIELKDKIENIGAQLVKDVASKANDAAGDGTTTATVLAQSIVTEGLKSVAAGLNPMDLKRGIDKATIAIVEEIKKLSKPCEDTKSIAQVGTISANSDESIGNIIAEAMEKVGKEGVITVEEGSGLENELSVVEGMQFDRGYLSPYFINKPDTMAAEVDSPYILLVDKKISNIRELLPVLEAVAKSGRPLLIIAEDVEGEALATLVVNNMRGIVKVVAVKAPGFGDRRKAMLQDIAILTGATVISEEVGLSLESTTLEHLGTAKRTVSNKENTTIIDGAGNQVDIEARIKQIRAQIEETTSDYDREKLQERLAKLAGGVAVIKVGAATEVEMKEKKARVEDALSATRAAVEEGVVPGGGVALVRALESIKDLKGANEEQTVGINILRRAAEAPLRQIVANSGDEASVVLDKVKQGKGNYGYNAATGEYGDMIEFGIIDPAKVTRSALQAAASIAGLLITTEAIVAELPEDKSAPAMPDMGGMGGMGGMGMM; this is translated from the coding sequence ATGGCTGCTAAAGAAGTTAAATTTGGCGATTCTGCACGTAGAAAATTATTAGTTGGTGTTAATACATTAGCAGATGCAGTAAAAGCAACTTTAGGCCCTAAAGGTCGTAATGTAGTATTAGAGCGTAGCTTTGGTGCTCCTTTAATTACTAAAGACGGTGTTTCTGTTGCTAAAGAAATTGAATTAAAAGATAAAATTGAAAACATAGGTGCACAGTTAGTAAAAGATGTGGCTTCTAAAGCTAACGATGCAGCAGGTGATGGTACTACTACTGCAACTGTATTAGCGCAATCAATTGTTACTGAAGGTTTAAAATCAGTGGCTGCTGGTTTAAATCCTATGGATTTAAAACGTGGTATTGATAAAGCAACTATCGCTATCGTTGAAGAGATTAAAAAATTATCTAAACCATGTGAAGATACTAAGTCTATTGCTCAAGTAGGTACCATTTCTGCAAACTCTGATGAGTCTATTGGTAATATCATTGCTGAAGCAATGGAAAAAGTAGGTAAAGAAGGTGTTATCACTGTTGAAGAGGGTTCTGGTTTAGAGAATGAACTTTCTGTAGTAGAAGGTATGCAATTTGACCGTGGTTACCTATCTCCATACTTCATCAACAAGCCAGATACAATGGCTGCAGAAGTGGATAGCCCATATATCTTATTAGTAGACAAGAAAATTTCTAACATTCGTGAATTATTACCAGTGTTAGAAGCTGTTGCTAAATCTGGTCGTCCTTTATTAATCATCGCTGAAGATGTTGAAGGCGAAGCATTAGCTACATTAGTTGTGAATAACATGCGTGGTATTGTTAAAGTGGTTGCAGTTAAGGCTCCTGGCTTTGGTGACCGTCGTAAAGCTATGTTACAAGACATCGCTATCTTAACAGGTGCTACTGTAATCAGTGAAGAAGTAGGTTTAAGTTTAGAAAGCACTACTTTAGAACATTTAGGTACTGCTAAACGTACTGTTTCTAACAAAGAAAACACTACTATTATTGATGGCGCTGGTAATCAAGTTGATATTGAAGCACGTATTAAGCAAATTCGTGCACAAATCGAAGAAACTACTTCAGATTATGACCGTGAAAAATTACAAGAGCGTCTTGCTAAATTAGCAGGCGGTGTTGCTGTAATTAAAGTAGGTGCGGCTACTGAAGTTGAAATGAAAGAGAAGAAAGCACGTGTTGAAGATGCGTTAAGTGCTACTCGTGCAGCAGTAGAAGAAGGTGTTGTACCTGGCGGTGGTGTTGCGTTAGTTCGTGCTTTAGAGTCTATCAAAGACCTTAAGGGTGCTAATGAAGAACAAACTGTTGGTATTAACATTTTACGTCGTGCGGCTGAAGCTCCATTACGTCAAATCGTTGCTAACTCTGGTGATGAAGCCTCTGTAGTACTTGATAAAGTAAAACAAGGTAAAGGTAACTATGGTTACAATGCGGCAACAGGTGAATATGGCGATATGATCGAATTCGGTATTATTGATCCAGCTAAAGTTACCCGTAGTGCATTACAAGCAGCAGCTTCAATTGCTGGTTTATTAATCACTACTGAAGCTATTGTAGCTGAATTGCCAGAAGATAAATCTGCTCCTGCAATGCCTGATATGGGCGGTATGGGTGGAATGGGCGGCATGGGCATGATGTAA
- a CDS encoding co-chaperone GroES, with the protein MKLRPLHDRVVIRRSEEETKTAGGIVLPGSAAEKPNQGEVVAVGTGRVLDNGEVRAVAVNVGDKVVFGPYSGSNTIKVDGEDLLIMGENEILAVIEK; encoded by the coding sequence ATGAAACTTCGTCCATTGCATGACCGTGTTGTCATTCGCCGTAGCGAAGAAGAGACAAAGACTGCTGGTGGTATCGTATTACCAGGTTCAGCGGCTGAAAAACCAAACCAAGGTGAAGTAGTAGCTGTAGGTACAGGCCGAGTTTTAGATAATGGTGAAGTTCGTGCAGTTGCTGTTAACGTTGGCGATAAAGTTGTGTTTGGTCCATATTCTGGTAGTAACACCATTAAAGTAGATGGTGAAGACTTACTTATTATGGGTGAGAACGAAATTCTTGCTGTTATTGAAAAATAA
- a CDS encoding FxsA family protein, whose product MRFFGIYFIIEIVLLVVAGRFLGIGLTLFIILATTILGVLILRLAGLATLMSIRQKVNQGETPDGEMMNGMLLGLGGGLLFLPGLLGNVVGILLVIPASRGLFIQLAKKLLVKYSTKAQQAYGSTNGNQQHKPDIIEGEWERKDK is encoded by the coding sequence ATGCGTTTTTTTGGTATATATTTTATTATTGAGATAGTGCTATTAGTTGTAGCAGGTAGATTTCTAGGTATTGGTTTAACACTTTTTATTATTTTAGCCACTACTATTTTAGGTGTATTAATTTTACGATTAGCAGGGCTTGCCACATTAATGAGCATTCGTCAAAAGGTAAATCAAGGGGAAACCCCTGATGGGGAAATGATGAATGGTATGCTTTTAGGTCTAGGGGGTGGGCTATTATTCTTACCTGGCTTATTAGGTAATGTGGTTGGGATATTGTTAGTTATTCCTGCAAGCAGAGGGTTATTTATACAGCTTGCTAAAAAACTGTTAGTGAAATATAGCACAAAAGCTCAACAGGCCTATGGTTCTACTAATGGTAATCAACAACATAAGCCAGATATCATTGAAGGTGAGTGGGAAAGAAAAGATAAATAA
- a CDS encoding aldo/keto reductase, translated as MLSKTITLNNGIKMPIIGSGTWPLLGNECTRTVTTAIEQGFRLIDTAAKYSNEQAVGKGIKQSKVAREELFITSKLRGSAHGYQNTIKAFQQTLRDLQLEYLDLYLIHWPLPSKDLYVETWKAIATLYNQGLIRAIGVSNFKIAHLGRIIDETGVIPAVDQIQLSPYLPQEETRLWLAKYNIVCQAWSPLGRGTDLLNTSVITKIAAKHNKTPAQVVLRWHIQLGNSIIPKSSNPKRIQENLNLFDFELDKEDMVLISTLDRHIKPKQDPDTYMEE; from the coding sequence ATGCTAAGTAAAACAATAACTTTAAATAATGGTATAAAAATGCCTATTATTGGTTCGGGTACTTGGCCTTTACTAGGTAATGAATGTACTCGTACTGTCACCACTGCCATTGAACAAGGCTTTAGACTGATCGATACAGCTGCCAAGTACAGTAACGAACAAGCTGTTGGCAAGGGTATCAAACAATCCAAAGTAGCTAGAGAGGAATTGTTTATTACCAGTAAGCTTCGTGGTAGCGCCCATGGTTATCAAAACACTATCAAAGCATTCCAACAAACCCTTAGAGACTTACAACTAGAGTATTTAGATCTGTATCTAATCCATTGGCCATTACCTAGCAAAGATCTTTATGTCGAAACATGGAAAGCTATAGCTACTCTTTATAATCAAGGACTTATTAGAGCTATTGGAGTTTCTAACTTCAAAATAGCGCATTTAGGCCGTATTATTGATGAAACAGGTGTTATTCCAGCAGTAGACCAAATTCAGCTTAGCCCTTATTTACCTCAAGAGGAAACTCGCTTATGGCTGGCTAAATATAATATCGTTTGCCAAGCATGGAGCCCACTAGGCAGGGGAACAGATTTACTCAATACAAGTGTTATTACCAAAATTGCTGCTAAACACAATAAAACACCAGCTCAAGTTGTTTTACGTTGGCATATACAATTGGGTAATAGCATTATCCCTAAATCTTCTAACCCAAAACGTATACAAGAAAATCTAAATCTTTTTGATTTTGAATTAGACAAAGAGGATATGGTTTTAATATCTACATTAGATAGACATATAAAACCCAAGCAAGATCCTGATACCTATATGGAAGAATAG
- the murJ gene encoding murein biosynthesis integral membrane protein MurJ encodes MTTEQVPQKAKSSGLLRSSIIVSLMTLLSRVLGMVRDIVVARYFGSNSAADAFFVAFRIPNFLRRLFAEGAFAQAFVPVLSEYRTKRSLDEVKLLVDRTMGALGLVLSGITVFGVIFAPYIMMVFAPGFYNDPYKMELAGELLRITFPYLMLISLTAFCSGILNSYGKFAVPAVTPVFLNISMIAATILMSPYFKEPVMALAWGVFIAGVAQFLFQLPFLVKIKLLPRPRLHKDEGVRRILLLMLPALLSVSVSQINLLLDTILASFLREGSVSWLYYADRLSELPLGAFGIAIGTVILPSLSRQHAGEDPKAFSATLDWAIRMVLLVGVPAALALGLLAEPLIATLYNYGKMTDYAVEQSAMALQAYSLGVLTFMLIKVLAPGYFARQDLKTPVKIAIVCMVANMGFNLVLIWPLQHVGLALATSLSSVLNTWLLLWGLRKAGVYMPSAGWRLFILRLVAACAVMAALIYWLNVPSIEWFAWGWKKRVLEMSILVIAGIVVFFAALGIFGMRPKHFRQTASD; translated from the coding sequence ATGACAACAGAACAGGTACCACAAAAAGCAAAAAGCAGTGGTTTATTGCGTTCCAGTATTATTGTAAGTTTGATGACACTATTATCTCGTGTTCTAGGGATGGTGCGCGATATTGTGGTTGCTCGTTATTTTGGTTCCAATTCTGCTGCCGATGCTTTTTTTGTTGCTTTTCGCATTCCTAATTTTTTACGTCGCTTATTTGCTGAGGGTGCTTTTGCACAGGCTTTTGTTCCTGTTCTTTCAGAGTATCGTACCAAGCGTAGTTTAGATGAAGTTAAATTATTGGTTGACCGCACTATGGGGGCGTTGGGATTAGTGCTCTCTGGTATCACTGTATTTGGAGTGATTTTTGCGCCTTATATTATGATGGTGTTTGCACCAGGCTTCTATAATGATCCTTATAAAATGGAATTAGCAGGGGAGTTACTGCGGATTACTTTTCCTTATTTAATGCTGATTTCTTTAACTGCGTTTTGTAGCGGTATTTTAAATAGTTATGGTAAGTTTGCAGTACCCGCTGTAACCCCTGTATTTTTAAATATTAGTATGATTGCGGCAACTATATTAATGTCACCTTATTTCAAAGAGCCTGTAATGGCTTTAGCATGGGGTGTTTTTATTGCAGGTGTTGCACAGTTTCTTTTCCAATTACCTTTTTTAGTAAAAATAAAATTATTACCTCGTCCTAGGTTGCATAAAGATGAGGGGGTAAGGCGGATTTTGTTATTAATGCTACCTGCTTTATTAAGTGTTTCTGTTAGCCAAATTAACTTATTGTTAGATACAATTTTAGCTTCTTTCCTACGGGAAGGTAGTGTTTCTTGGCTTTATTATGCAGATCGATTATCTGAACTACCATTAGGTGCTTTTGGTATTGCCATTGGTACTGTTATTTTGCCAAGCTTATCAAGGCAACATGCAGGGGAAGATCCCAAGGCATTTTCTGCAACCTTAGATTGGGCGATTAGAATGGTTTTATTAGTAGGCGTTCCTGCTGCATTGGCTTTAGGTTTATTAGCAGAGCCATTAATTGCTACGCTTTATAATTATGGCAAGATGACAGATTATGCGGTTGAGCAATCAGCTATGGCGCTACAAGCTTACTCTCTAGGTGTTTTAACATTTATGTTAATTAAGGTATTGGCACCTGGTTACTTTGCCCGTCAAGATTTAAAAACACCTGTTAAGATAGCTATTGTTTGTATGGTTGCCAATATGGGATTTAATTTAGTTCTTATTTGGCCTTTACAGCATGTTGGCTTGGCTTTAGCTACTTCCTTATCTTCCGTACTAAATACATGGTTATTATTGTGGGGGCTTCGTAAGGCTGGCGTTTATATGCCAAGTGCAGGTTGGCGATTATTTATTTTAAGATTAGTTGCAGCTTGTGCAGTAATGGCTGCGCTTATCTATTGGCTTAATGTACCCTCAATTGAATGGTTTGCTTGGGGCTGGAAAAAACGTGTATTAGAAATGAGTATTCTAGTAATTGCAGGCATAGTGGTATTTTTTGCTGCCTTGGGAATATTTGGTATGAGACCAAAACATTTTAGGCAAACAGCTTCTGATTAA